The following proteins come from a genomic window of Candidatus Omnitrophota bacterium:
- a CDS encoding beta-ketoacyl-[acyl-carrier-protein] synthase family protein: MNKKRVVITGLGVISPNGIGKDNVWQAMVNGKSAVRRVDSFDVSVFNTKIAAEVRDFDPFKLGLTHDEAMRMDRYVQFGVVAADMAIKDSKLDFSKVNLERVGVCLANAICGTKYMEEEFALVTDDGRNPIDPLKVRPDLYDAAMFNTPSIEISARYKLKGFCNTLSTGCTAGTDSLGFGLEAIQDAEQDIMVCGAAEAPITPITFGAFDVVNVLSVHNDIPEQASRPFDKKRNGFVISEGAGILILEELSHALKRNAHIYAEVSGFGTSCNAFHMTDLPSDGTAMANCINLALADASMKPQEIDYINAHGSSTRMNDIFETAAYKMSFGDYAYKLPASSLKSMIGHPLAAANAIELVVCCFIFKNNILPPTINQEERDPLCDLDYVSNVAREKKVNTILKTSSGFSGIHSALIVKRFKE, translated from the coding sequence ATGAATAAAAAACGCGTTGTGATTACAGGTTTAGGGGTTATATCCCCCAATGGCATTGGAAAAGATAATGTCTGGCAGGCGATGGTAAATGGAAAGTCCGCGGTGCGTAGGGTGGATAGTTTTGATGTTTCGGTTTTTAACACCAAGATTGCCGCCGAGGTTAGAGATTTTGATCCTTTTAAATTGGGCCTAACCCATGACGAGGCCATGCGTATGGACCGCTATGTGCAGTTTGGGGTTGTGGCAGCTGATATGGCGATAAAGGATAGTAAATTAGATTTTTCTAAAGTAAACCTAGAGCGCGTGGGGGTGTGCCTTGCCAATGCCATCTGCGGCACAAAATATATGGAAGAAGAATTCGCCCTTGTTACTGATGACGGGAGAAATCCCATTGATCCTTTAAAGGTGCGCCCTGATTTGTATGATGCCGCGATGTTTAATACTCCCTCCATAGAGATTTCCGCGCGTTATAAATTAAAAGGTTTCTGCAACACTCTTTCTACCGGTTGCACCGCCGGGACAGACTCGCTTGGATTCGGTTTAGAGGCCATTCAGGACGCAGAACAGGATATTATGGTCTGTGGCGCGGCCGAGGCGCCGATTACGCCGATTACCTTTGGGGCTTTTGACGTGGTCAATGTCTTGTCTGTGCATAATGATATTCCGGAACAGGCCTCCAGGCCGTTTGATAAGAAACGTAACGGCTTTGTGATTTCCGAGGGGGCAGGGATACTTATCTTGGAAGAATTAAGCCACGCCTTAAAAAGAAACGCGCATATTTACGCGGAGGTATCGGGTTTTGGCACAAGCTGTAACGCCTTTCATATGACTGACCTGCCTTCTGACGGAACAGCTATGGCAAATTGTATTAATCTTGCCCTTGCCGATGCTTCTATGAAACCGCAGGAGATCGATTACATAAATGCCCATGGCTCTTCCACGCGCATGAACGATATCTTTGAGACTGCGGCCTATAAAATGTCATTTGGGGATTACGCCTATAAATTGCCGGCAAGTTCCTTAAAATCCATGATCGGCCACCCGTTAGCTGCGGCAAACGCCATAGAGTTAGTGGTTTGTTGTTTTATTTTTAAGAATAATATTCTTCCTCCGACAATAAATCAAGAGGAGCGCGACCCTTTATGCGACTTGGATTATGTTTCAAACGTGGCACGGGAAAAGAAAGTAAATACAATATTAAAGACTTCAAGCGGTTTTTCAGGGATACATTCGGCCTTAATTGTGAAGAGGTTCAAAGAATAA
- a CDS encoding TIGR04076 family protein, translating into MSEVNTPFPKLRLTVSAVYGECYHGYKKGDEIILEDFTHPPKHFCLGLAHALFPVIYALSFGARFPFRDNQRSLLVTCPDGGKLEFKAEILNKDGKIEEMPKDPNFKGPNPKKMIIEVVEAKGKCTFGYKVGDKWETCGLKCIPGFCGAAFHTAFPALFALNFGAKFFFMQDPNSIDTVTCPDGGNIIFKVKRIEEK; encoded by the coding sequence ATGAGCGAAGTCAATACACCGTTCCCAAAACTAAGGTTAACCGTTAGCGCTGTTTATGGTGAATGTTACCATGGCTACAAAAAGGGCGACGAAATAATTTTAGAGGATTTTACCCACCCGCCAAAGCATTTTTGTCTGGGCCTGGCGCATGCCCTTTTTCCGGTAATTTACGCGTTAAGTTTCGGAGCAAGATTTCCCTTTCGTGACAATCAAAGGTCTTTATTGGTGACCTGCCCTGATGGTGGTAAGCTTGAATTTAAAGCTGAAATCTTAAACAAAGATGGCAAGATAGAAGAAATGCCTAAGGATCCGAATTTCAAAGGGCCAAATCCAAAGAAGATGATAATTGAGGTGGTTGAGGCAAAAGGAAAATGTACTTTTGGTTATAAAGTAGGCGATAAATGGGAGACTTGTGGCTTGAAGTGTATTCCCGGATTTTGCGGAGCAGCATTTCATACTGCCTTTCCGGCATTGTTCGCGCTTAATTTTGGCGCCAAGTTCTTTTTTATGCAGGATCCAAATTCTATTGATACTGTAACTTGTCCCGATGGCGGGAACATTATATTTAAGGTAAAAAGGATTGAAGAGAAATAA